From Marmota flaviventris isolate mMarFla1 chromosome X, mMarFla1.hap1, whole genome shotgun sequence, the proteins below share one genomic window:
- the Hapstr2 gene encoding HUWE1-associated protein modifying stress responses 2 has translation MEEQPKEGEAEVAEHWFSKWERQCLDEAEQDEQLPSELPEEAAAEAAGLKSEQQRLWHLFQISATAVAQLYKDSGCQQPGLSMWDPFQNAAMAVTSLYKESGDAHQRSFDLGVQVGYQRRIKDVLEWVKKGRSTIRREDLISFLCGKVPPAPPPPRTPRMTPKPPSGAASQAAATESSSSVDVDLQPFHEAIALHGLNGAMASISVRSGAPGSPPQDSGMASSGRRKSSFLEDDLNPFGSEELALHLDSGGIRKRTSAQFGDGITDSPSHKRNRMV, from the coding sequence atggaggagcAGCCGAAAGAGGGCGAGGCCGAGGTCGCGGAGCACTGGTTCTCCAAGTGGGAGCGCCAGTGCTTGGACGAGGCCGAGCAGGACGAGCAGCTGCCCTCAGAGCTGCCGGAGGAGGCGGCCGCCGAGGCGGCAGGGCTCAAGAGCGAGCAGCAGAGGCTCTGGCACCTCTTCCAGATCTCGGCCACCGCGGTGGCCCAGCTCTACAAAGATTCCGGGTGCCAACAGCCAGGACTGTCTATGTGGGACCCCTTCCAGAATGCAGCCATGGCCGTGACCAGCCTCTACAAAGAGAGTGGAGATGCCCACCAACGAAGTTTTGACCTGGGAGTCCAGGTTGGCTACCAGCGTCGCATCAAAGATGTGCTGGAGTGGGTGAAGAAGGGCCGGAGCACCATTCGCCGCGAAGACCTGATTAGCTTCCTATGTGGCAAAgtgccccctgcccctcccccgccGCGCACCCCTAGGATGACCCCGAAGCCACCCTCTGGGGCCGCTAGCCAAGCTGCGGCCACCGAGTCCAGCTCTTCGGTTGACGTCGACCTGCAGCCTTTCCACGAGGCCATTGCCCTGCATGGCCTCAATGGCGCCATGGCGAGCATCAGCGTGCGATCTGGCGCGCCTGGTTCCCCACCTCAAGACAGCGGTATGGCCAGCAGTGGGCGACGAAAAAGTAGTTTCCTCGAGGATGACCTGAACCCCTTTGGCTCCGAAGAACTAGCCCTCCACCTGGACAGTGGGGGGATCCGCAAGCGCACTTCGGCCCAGTTCGGTGATGGTATCACAGACTCCCCGTCCCACAAGCGCAACCGAATGGTCTAA